In Apium graveolens cultivar Ventura chromosome 10, ASM990537v1, whole genome shotgun sequence, the following are encoded in one genomic region:
- the LOC141692685 gene encoding protein NUCLEAR FUSION DEFECTIVE 4-like, translating to MEQGLPESTDSAAKGSKLEFALHVFRGRWLSLFASFTVLAGVGGGYMFGMYSKEIKTHLGYDQRTVNLIGFFKDLGGNLGIFSGLIAEVTPIWILLLIGWSVNFVGYFVIWLAVTGKIAKPKVWQMCTYICIATNSFNFQNTGVLVTCLKNFPENRGVLLGVLKGFAGLSGAIMAQIYLALYGNDPQSLILFIAWFPAALSIVFAYTIRTINDGRQPNEVRVLYQFLYVSVVVALFIMGMTIAQELVTNFPPIAYDASATLICFLLFFPLVIVFREELYLWNKKRIPTSPKDVKIKIPAQSTERTEEMARKSCFSDILDKPPRGEDYTILQALFSVDMLMILISTACGFGSTLTAIDNMGQIGESLGYPSKTTNAFISLINIWSYFGRIFAGLLSEKLVVKFKFPRPLMTTLCLLLSCAGFVLVAFPSPGSVYLASVIIGFTYGSQLPLLNAIVSELFGLKHYATLFNVGGLATPVGSYLFSVRITGVLYDQEAIKDLSRKNMHRSLNGELTCIGTHCYKKAFSILAAAACFGALASLVLALRTREYYKGDIYKKFREEAEAQEEEL from the coding sequence ATGGAGCAAGGATTGCCAGAAAGCACAGATTCCGCTGCTAAAGGTAGCAAACTGGAGTTTGCTTTGCACGTTTTTCGTGGCCGATGGCTGTCACTGTTTGCATCATTTACAGTCCTGGCTGGTGTAGGAGGTGGTTATATGTTTGGAATGTATTCCAAGGAGATTAAAACGCATTTAGGCTATGACCAGAGAACAGTCAATCTCATTGGATTCTTTAAGGATCTTGGAGGAAATCTTGGGATTTTTTCGGGCTTGATCGCTGAGGTAACTCCAATTTGGATTCTTCTTCTAATCGGCTGGTCTGTGAATTTTGTGGGCTACTTTGTGATATGGCTTGCTGTTACCGGCAAAATAGCAAAGCCAAAAGTGTGGCAAATGTGTACATACATTTGCATTGCAACCAATTCTTTCAACTTTCAAAATACTGGAGTTCTTGTCACTTGTTTGAAGAACTTCCCTGAGAATCGTGGCGTGTTGTTAGGTGTCTTGAAGGGATTTGCAGGTTTAAGCGGTGCTATCATGGCACAGATTTACTTGGCCCTTTATGGGAATGATCCTCAGTCTCTCATCCTTTTTATTGCATGGTTTCCAGCAGCACTATCAATAGTTTTCGCCTACACAATCCGGACCATTAATGATGGTAGGCAGCCAAATGAGGTCAGAGTTCTGTACCAGTTTCTGTATGTATCAGTTGTAGTAGCGTTGTTTATCATGGGAATGACCATAGCTCAGGAACTGGTGACTAATTTTCCACCAATTGCTTATGATGCAAGTGCTACTTTAATTTGTTTTCTATTATTCTTCCCTCTTGTTATCGTTTTTCGAGAAGAGTTGTACCTCTGGAACAAGAAGAGAATTCCCACTAGTCCTAAGGAtgttaagatcaagattccagcACAATCTACAGAAAGAACAGAAGAAATGGCAAGAAAATCTTGTTTCTCTGATATTCTCGATAAACCACCAAGAGGAGAGGACTACACAATCTTACAGGCACTTTTTAGTGTAGACATGCTGATGATACTAATTTCAACAGCTTGTGGATTTGGCTCAACCTTAACTGCAATTGATAACATGGGTCAAATTGGAGAGTCACTAGGATATCCATCAAAAACCACAAATGCATTTATATCTTTAATAAACATATGGAGCTACTTTGGAAGGATATTCGCTGGTCTGCTCTCTGAAAAACTTGTAGTGAAATTTAAATTTCCCAGGCCTCTTATGACTACTCTCTGCCTCTTGTTGTCATGTGCCGGTTTCGTCCTTGTAGCTTTCCCTTCTCCTGGCTCAGTGTATTTGGCATCCGTGATTATTGGCTTTACATATGGATCACAGCTTCCATTACTCAATGCTATAGTCTCTGAGCTCTTTGGTCTCAAGCACTATGCTACATTGTTCAATGTGGGAGGGTTGGCCACTCCGGTTGGTTCATATTTGTTCAGCGTGAGGATCACTGGAGTTCTGTATGATCAGGAAGCAATCAAAGATCTTTCTCGGAAAAATATGCACAGATCATTAAATGGGGAACTCACTTGTATTGGGACTCATTGTTATAAAAAAGCTTTCAGTATTTTAGCAGCTGCTGCATGCTTTGGAGCTTTAGCCTCGTTGGTTTTGGCCCTAAGAACTCGAGAATATTATAAAGGTGACATATACAAGAAGTTTAGAGAAGAAGCTGAAGCACAAGAAGAAGAATTATAA